One segment of Salvia splendens isolate huo1 chromosome 20, SspV2, whole genome shotgun sequence DNA contains the following:
- the LOC121782313 gene encoding MYB-like transcription factor EOBII — protein MTKMEKRPCNEPEVRKGPWTMEEDLILINYIANHGEGVWNSLARSAGLKRTGKSCRLRWLNYLRPDVRRGNITAEEHLLIIEMHAKWGNRWSKIAKHLSGRTDNEIKNYWRTRIQKHIKQSENFSTLPLSNIEEPVFTNQVHSSCVPADHALSQSYAPIIATSSFQGNMQSFQGPNFPTQSNDHNTWGMEDFWSMQLLH, from the exons ATGACTAAGATGGAGAAAAGACCATGCAATGAACCTGAAGTGAGGAAAGGCCCATGGACTATGGAAGAGGATCTCATTCTTATAAACTACATTGCTAACCATGGTGAAGGTGTTTGGAATTCACTAGCTCGATCCGCCG GGTTGAAGCGCACCGGAAAAAGTTGTCGTCTCCGGTGGCTGAACTACCTCCGGCCGGATGTGAGAAGGGGCAATATCACGGCGGAGGAGCACCTTTTGATCATAGAGATGCATGCTAAATGGGGTAACAG GTGGTCGAAAATTGCAAAACATTTATCCGGAAGAACCGACAACGAGATAAAAAATTATTGGCGAACTCGAATTCAGAAGCACATAAAACAGTCTGAGAATTTCTCCACTTTGCCCTTAAGCAATATCGAAGAACCAGTCTTCACTAACCAAGTTCACTCCAGTTGTGTCCCTGCGGATCATGCACTTAGCCAATCATATGCGCCAATTATTGCTACTTCTTCCTTTCAAGGAAATATGCAAAGTTTTCAAGGCCCTAATTTTCCAACTCAATCAAATGATCACAATACTTGGGGCATGGAGGACTTTTGGTCCATGCAACTACTTCATTGA
- the LOC121780765 gene encoding peptide deformylase 1B, chloroplastic-like isoform X2 has translation MAAPTQLLHSNALNHTLLPFLRRHNPLFLRAASFASFSLRRKLPFRLIHAQARRISSAAVAKDELAASPTDLQFKGPLEVIKYPDPILRAKNKRIESFDESLKRLADEMFDVMYITDGIGLSAPQVGINVQLMVFNPAGERGEGEEIVLVNPQIKRFSKKIVPFEEGCLSFPKIYADVMRPDSLKVDAQDIKGARFQINLTGLLARVFQHEYDHLQGVLFFERMSDEVLDTVRAQLQELEKEYEEKTGLASPEKIGAREIRKKGVGFGKS, from the exons ATGGCAGCTCCGACGCAGCTCCTCCACTCCAATGCCCTCAATCACACGCTCCTCCCCTTCCTCCGCCGCCACAACCCCCTATTCCTCCGTGCTGCTTCCTTCGCTTCGTTTTCCCTCCGCCGCAAGCTTCCGTTCCGGCTGATACACGCGCAGGCGCGGCGGATCTCTTCTGCCGCCGTAGCTAAAGATGAATTAGCAGCTTCCC CCACTGATTTGCAGTTTAAGGGGCCTCTTGAGGTGATTAAGTATCCAGACCCGATTTTGAGGGCGAAGAACAAGCGAATTGAGTCGTTTGATGAGAGCTTGAAGAGGCTTGCCGACGAGATGTTCGACGTAATGTACAT AACTGATGGTATTGGGCTCTCAGCGCCTCAAGTCGGGATAAATGTCCAGCTCATGGTGTTTAATCCAGCTGGTGAGCGCGGTGAAGGAGAAGAGATTGTTCTCGTAAATCCACAGATCAAAAGATTTTCGAAAAAGATAGTACCTTTTGAAGAGGGTTGTCTATCATTCCCTAAAATCTATGCCGATGTCATG AGACCAGACTCGTTGAAGGTTGATGCACAGGATATTAAGGGTGCGAGGTTTCAGATCAACTTAACCGGACTTCTTGCCCGGGTGTTTCAGCACGAATACGACCATTTGCAG GGAGTCCTTTTCTTCGAGAGGATGAGCGATGAAGTTCTTGACACTGTTCGTGCACAGTTACAG GAACTGGAAAAGGAATACGAGGAGAAGACCGGATTGGCGAGCCCTGAGAAGATTGGAGCAAGAGAAATTAGGAAGAAAGGTGTTGGGTTTGGGAAATCATGA
- the LOC121780765 gene encoding peptide deformylase 1B, chloroplastic/mitochondrial-like isoform X1, whose translation MAAPTQLLHSNALNHTLLPFLRRHNPLFLRAASFASFSLRRKLPFRLIHAQARRISSAAVAKDELAASRELQEHEIEIPRKFLSMSTDLQFKGPLEVIKYPDPILRAKNKRIESFDESLKRLADEMFDVMYITDGIGLSAPQVGINVQLMVFNPAGERGEGEEIVLVNPQIKRFSKKIVPFEEGCLSFPKIYADVMRPDSLKVDAQDIKGARFQINLTGLLARVFQHEYDHLQGVLFFERMSDEVLDTVRAQLQELEKEYEEKTGLASPEKIGAREIRKKGVGFGKS comes from the exons ATGGCAGCTCCGACGCAGCTCCTCCACTCCAATGCCCTCAATCACACGCTCCTCCCCTTCCTCCGCCGCCACAACCCCCTATTCCTCCGTGCTGCTTCCTTCGCTTCGTTTTCCCTCCGCCGCAAGCTTCCGTTCCGGCTGATACACGCGCAGGCGCGGCGGATCTCTTCTGCCGCCGTAGCTAAAGATGAATTAGCAGCTTCCCGTGAGTTACAGGAACATGAAATTGAAATCCCTAGGAAATTTCTGTCAATGT CCACTGATTTGCAGTTTAAGGGGCCTCTTGAGGTGATTAAGTATCCAGACCCGATTTTGAGGGCGAAGAACAAGCGAATTGAGTCGTTTGATGAGAGCTTGAAGAGGCTTGCCGACGAGATGTTCGACGTAATGTACAT AACTGATGGTATTGGGCTCTCAGCGCCTCAAGTCGGGATAAATGTCCAGCTCATGGTGTTTAATCCAGCTGGTGAGCGCGGTGAAGGAGAAGAGATTGTTCTCGTAAATCCACAGATCAAAAGATTTTCGAAAAAGATAGTACCTTTTGAAGAGGGTTGTCTATCATTCCCTAAAATCTATGCCGATGTCATG AGACCAGACTCGTTGAAGGTTGATGCACAGGATATTAAGGGTGCGAGGTTTCAGATCAACTTAACCGGACTTCTTGCCCGGGTGTTTCAGCACGAATACGACCATTTGCAG GGAGTCCTTTTCTTCGAGAGGATGAGCGATGAAGTTCTTGACACTGTTCGTGCACAGTTACAG GAACTGGAAAAGGAATACGAGGAGAAGACCGGATTGGCGAGCCCTGAGAAGATTGGAGCAAGAGAAATTAGGAAGAAAGGTGTTGGGTTTGGGAAATCATGA